CGGCGCCCCTCGCCGTCGAGGCCGTCCCAGACAACGGTGTGGGTCCCGACCTGCCGCGGTCCCGACCGCGAGCGCGAGGAACAGGAGGGCGCCCAGGACGGCCACCGCCGCCCTAGAAGCCGACGATGACCGCGGCCGACGCGTAGTCGAGCAGCGCAAAGGTGTAGACCTCATCGTTGTCGGCGCCTCCTTCCACGATACGGTAGCCGAGTCGGACGCGCACCCGATCGCTCGCGGCCACCATCACCGCCGCGACGACGTCCTCCGCGCGGCCCTGCGGAGCCGCAAGCGCATCGCCCTCGAGCAGGAGTCCCACCCTGTCGGTGAGGCTCCATGCGAGGCGGAAGTTGAGGAGCGGCACGAAGCCGACGTTCTTCTTCTCCGCCTCTTGTCCGTTGCCCTCCACCCGGATCAGGGCGTTCCTGATCTTCGCCGTGAATCCCACCCCGGCCTCGAACCGGTCGCCCTCCGTGAGCGTGTAGCGGTAGGTGAGGCGGTACGAGTTGAACGTGTAGGTGCCTTCAACCTCGGTGCCCTCGGGGAACCCCTTGTCCCCGAAGACCACGGCCCGCCGTCCCGGCGAGGCACGCAGCTTGCTAGGGAGTGTCCCAGCGGGAGAACGGCCGTCAGCCGATCCACCAGCGAGGTGCCATGCCCAAGACGCAGTCGGCGAGCGACAACATGACGGCGGCGGACCCTTCGCCTCGCCGCGCTCGCGTGGGCCTTCCTCAGGCGGCGCGCGACCTCGCCGCGTTCGCCGGCGTCGTGGCCTGGGCTGCCGTCGAGCGCTGGCAGGCGCGCGACGTCGTCTGGGGCCTCTGGATCTCGAGTCTCGTCGTCGGCTACTGCATCATCGTCCTTTCGATCGTGCGCGCCGTCCGAAGGCACTCCAGCACGGCCCCGCGGTGGGTCAGCGTCGCCGGTGGAGTCGCCCTGCTCGCCTTCTTCACCGTGCACTTCGGAGGCTTCCACTTCGTGCACGGGATCTTCCTCAACGCGCTCTTCCCTCTGGTTGGGGAGGAGGGGCGGCTGGCGAGCCCGGCCGTCATGGCGGGGGCGGCGCTCTGGTCGTTCTGGCCGCTGGTCCTTGCGAGCCTCGTGTCGCGGCTCGCGGACTTCCGCCGGGCTTCCGAGGTCGAGGGCTTCGACCGCGGCGTCGGCGCGGCCTACGGGAGCGTCGTCAGGATGCACCTTCTGATCTTCGTGTTCGTGGGACTGCACTTCGCCGGCCTGGGCGGCCTGGCTGTCTACGTGGCGCTCGCCGCGTACTTCTTCCCCTGGGGTGCGGTGCGGGGCGCCTCGTCGGACGGCTCCCAGACGACCCTCACGAGCCCCCACGTTCCCATGACCCGCGTCTCGTAGCGCACGCCGAGCGAGTCGAGCGCGGCGAGACTCTCGCGCGAGCACACGAGCGCGCCGTGGCCCGCCGCGATCGCGGCGGCGACGGCGGCGGCGGGGGCGGTCGGCTCCGCCAGGCCGACATCCCAGTACCACATCACCGTCTGCGCGCGGTCGTTGTAGCGGCCGCCGGCCTCGCCCGCGTAGGGGAGCACGGTTCCGGGAAGAAGCTCGGCACGGGCCGTCGGGGCGTGCTCCTTGTAGACCATGTTGCCCTGTCCCGAGATGAGCTGCGGGGCGAGCCAGTAGACGAGGCCGCTCGCAGCGAGCACCACCGGTGCGACGTACGACGCGAACGCGGCGCCGAACCGCCTGGCCCGCGTGTCGAGGAGATGCCCGGCGAAGAGCGCCATCGCCGGAAGCAGAGGGATCAGGTACTTGTCGCTGCGCCAGGTGGAGAGCGAGTACAGCGCGAGCGGGAGGACGATCCAGGCCGCGAGGAGGTTGCCCCGGTCGCCGACCGCCTTCCGCCGGCGGTCCAGAGCGTAGACGACGAAGCCCGCGAGCGCCGGCAGAACGATCGGCTGATACCTCTCGAGCAGCAGAACGGCGTAGCTCTTCGCCGGCCCCAGGTCGCCTCGCGTCCCCATGACGGGCGAGAGCGTGGTGCGGACGAAGTGCTCCTCGACGAACGCCCGCCCGTGGACCATCGCCTCCCGGGCCGGCCAGGATGCTCCCAGGAGAAGCCCGCCGACGAGCCCCAGCCAGAGCCAGCCGCTGCGCAGGGCGACGCGCCCCTCGCGGGTCGCAAGCGCCGCCGGCACGAGGACGAGCGGGAGCAGCCCCAGCGGGCCCTTCGTGAGGACCGCGGCGCCGAGTGGCAGCGCCATGAGGGCGTGGAGTCTCGGGCGGCGCAGGCCCGCCAGGAAGACCA
Above is a genomic segment from Candidatus Effluviviaceae Genus I sp. containing:
- a CDS encoding glycosyltransferase family 39 protein, giving the protein MRLTLAALFAAAAFSFLAGAATEPLKGIDDCRYARKGLETWRSGSFFEVTWGGRPDFDYPPLQFWVLGRSFALFGESDLAARLPSVLMALAVLAATYRIGRSVFGRGAAVCAVAVLAVTPIFATHARRCMMDVPLCFWTTLALLVFLAGLRRPRLHALMALPLGAAVLTKGPLGLLPLVLVPAALATREGRVALRSGWLWLGLVGGLLLGASWPAREAMVHGRAFVEEHFVRTTLSPVMGTRGDLGPAKSYAVLLLERYQPIVLPALAGFVVYALDRRRKAVGDRGNLLAAWIVLPLALYSLSTWRSDKYLIPLLPAMALFAGHLLDTRARRFGAAFASYVAPVVLAASGLVYWLAPQLISGQGNMVYKEHAPTARAELLPGTVLPYAGEAGGRYNDRAQTVMWYWDVGLAEPTAPAAAVAAAIAAGHGALVCSRESLAALDSLGVRYETRVMGTWGLVRVVWEPSDEAPRTAPQGKKYAASAT